In the Paenibacillus sp. genome, GGTCGGCGACCTCAATACGAAAATCGGCACGATGATCGCATCCAACGACTACCCGGACGTGCTCATTCCGGACGCGGCGATCGACAAAGTCATCGATGCGGGCGGGTTCATCCCGCTGAACGATCTGATCGAGGAGCATGGCCCGAACATTCAGAAAGTGTACGGCCCGTATATGGAACAGATGAAAGCGCCGGACGGCAACATCTACTTCCTCCCGTTCTCGAACGTCGTGAACGAGTTCATCCCGGATCCGTCCATTATGCAGGGGGCGTTCTGGGTGCAGCGCCGCGTTCTCGAGGAAGCGGGTTTCCCGAAAATCACGAAGCTCGACGATTACTTCAAGCTGATTGAAGACTACATCGCGAAGCATCCGGAAGAGGATTTGACCGGCTTCGTGGCGCTGACGCACGACTGGCGCTTCTTCGCGACGACGAACCCGCCGATGCACCTCGAAGGGTATCCGAACGACGGCAACGTCATCGTCGATATGAACACGTTCGAAGCGAAGACGTACGCGGCATCGGACTCGACGAAGCGGTGGCTGCAGAAGCTGAACGAAATCAACGCGAAGGGCATGTTCGACAAGTCCTCATTCGTAGACAACTATGACCAATACTTGGCGAAGCTGACGTCGGGGAAAGTGCTCGGGTATTTCGACTACGGCTGGCAAACGCAGAACGCGTCGATGGTGCTGGCGGACGCCGCGAAGGCCGATCCGTCGAAGGACGGATTCCGTTACTTCCCGCTGCCGGTCACATTCGACGGCCGGAAGGACCAGTATCTCGATCCGCCGGGCTTCGTGAAAAACCGCGGCATCGGCATTACGGTCAGCGCCGAAGATCCGGTGCGCATCATCCAATACTTCGACAACTTGCTCAAGGAAGAAAATCAAATTTTGCGCAGCTGGGGCATCAAAGGCGAAACGTACGAGGTGGACGCGAACGGACGCATGTACCGCACGGCGGAGCAAATCGCCAAAATCGACGAGTCGTTCAACGAAACGTTCGGCTTCAAATATTATTCCTGGAACTGGCCGCAATGGGGCAACGGTTCGTCGTTGTCGGACGGCAACGCCGTGCAGCCGGGCGTGCAGCCGGAAGTATTCCAGATGAGCCTTACGGACGCGGATAAAAAGTTCCTCGAAAAATACGGCGTCAAAACGTATTCCGAGCTGTTCGCTCCGCCGGACGAGCGGCCGTGGTACCCGGCATGGGCGATTCCGAAAGAGCAGGGCTCCCCGCAGCAAATTTGGGAAACGAAGAAGGAAGAGCTGACGAAAAAATATTTCCCGAAGCTGGTGCTGTCCAATCCGAACGACTTCGAGGCGGTCTGGACCGAATACACGAACGAAATGGGCAAGCTCGATACGGCAGCCTACGAGAAGTGGATGACGGAAGAGATCCGCAAGCTGATCGAGCTCAACAAAAAATAAGCGCATCGGTGACGAGAGGCCGGCCGGGGGCACGCTACGCGCGCAGCGGCCGGCCTTTTCGCCCGGTTCTGGCGGAAGGAGAGAGAAATGGATGGAGAACGCGCCTCTCGCGTCGCCGCCGCCCGCGGTCCCGGGGAAACCGGCGGGGTTTTTCCGGAAGCTGGCGCAGCAGCGAACGCTCGTGCTGATGTCGGTTCCGTTCCTCGTATGGCTGTTCGTGTTTAAATATTTGCCGCTGTGGGGCTGGACGATCGCTTTCCAGAAGTATCGGCCGGCCAAAGGCTTCTTCGACCAGCAGTGGGTCGGGTTCCAGCACTTTCGGTTTTTGTTCTCGGACGACAATTTCCTGACCGTCCTCCGCAACACGATCGCAATGAGCGCGATCAACCTCGTGCTCGGGTTTACGACGGCGA is a window encoding:
- a CDS encoding ABC transporter substrate-binding protein; this encodes MNSRKWWIGAASAAMLSAVIGCSGGGGAANEQPANNDNAGTTGTETAAEQPAAKEKVTFTYFNAAAAARDINTNETTIGKMLEDQTGVNFKIEHLVGDLNTKIGTMIASNDYPDVLIPDAAIDKVIDAGGFIPLNDLIEEHGPNIQKVYGPYMEQMKAPDGNIYFLPFSNVVNEFIPDPSIMQGAFWVQRRVLEEAGFPKITKLDDYFKLIEDYIAKHPEEDLTGFVALTHDWRFFATTNPPMHLEGYPNDGNVIVDMNTFEAKTYAASDSTKRWLQKLNEINAKGMFDKSSFVDNYDQYLAKLTSGKVLGYFDYGWQTQNASMVLADAAKADPSKDGFRYFPLPVTFDGRKDQYLDPPGFVKNRGIGITVSAEDPVRIIQYFDNLLKEENQILRSWGIKGETYEVDANGRMYRTAEQIAKIDESFNETFGFKYYSWNWPQWGNGSSLSDGNAVQPGVQPEVFQMSLTDADKKFLEKYGVKTYSELFAPPDERPWYPAWAIPKEQGSPQQIWETKKEELTKKYFPKLVLSNPNDFEAVWTEYTNEMGKLDTAAYEKWMTEEIRKLIELNKK